The genomic window CGGTCGTCCTCGAGGAACTCGTGGCGGGGGACGTCCCGCATCGCGACGGCGACGACCTCGTCGTGGAGGACGTCCTTGGCCGCGGACTCGAGGCCGTCGACCATGTCCTCGCGCAGTACCGCAGGGTCCATACTCGAGGTATCCCTCGGGCCGTTATCAATGGCGCGCTTGCGCCGCCCGGCGGGTATTGAGCGATCAATACGACGTTACTCGCCGCGTATTTCCACGAATCGGACCCCGCCGTGCTCGGTGCGCTCGAGGCTCCCGTCCTCGCGTTTCGTGGCCTCGACGAGGGTCTGGAATCCGGACCCGATCGGCGCGAGGAGCGTGCCACCGGTGCGCACCTGTTCGATGACCGGATCGGGGAACGCCGCGGTCGCACACGTGAAGTACGCGGCGTCGTAGGGCGCGTGTTCGGGCCATCCCTCGCGTCCGTCGCCCGTCCGAACGTCGACCCCGTCGTAGCCGACGTCCGCGAGTCGCTCGCGGGCCCGTTCGGCGAGATCCGCGCTGTATTCGACGGTCGCGACCGACTCGTCGCCGACGATCTCGGCCGTGACCGCGGCGTGGTAGCCACAGCCGGTGCCGATCTCGAGGACCTCGTCGCCGGGCGCGAGATCGAGCGTATCGGCCATCACGGCGACCATGTGAGGCGCGCTGATCGTCTGTCCGTCCCCGATCGGGAGGGGGCGATCATCGTAGGCGCTCGATCGGCGATCCGGCGGGACGAAGGCGTGGCGGGGGACCGATTCCATGGCCTCGAGAACGCGGTCGTCGTCGACGCGGGACGCGATGGTCCGAACCATGCGCTCGCGTGCGGCCTCGTAGTCGTCAGCGCCGGAGTCGGAATCAGCGCCGGAGCCGGAGCGGAAGTTTCGGAACATGTTCCGACGTACCGCCTCGCGAGCAATAGGCCGTGGGTGGCGAGTGCTGGCACGGTCCGAACGATTCGCGGCCGCCGGCCGAACGATTCTCGAGCGACTCGCGACCGGGTCCCGAACGCGACCCTACCAGGCCGACCAGGCGCTGGTCTGCTGGTCGTAGGCGTAGACGCGCTTCGCGTCCTTCGCGAGGATCGAATCGCCCTCCATCTCGTAGCGGTCCCGGTCGTAGGTGGCGGCGTCGCTGCGGACGACGAACGCGTCGATCTCGAACTCGTCGTCGCCGAACTGTTCGACCTCGCCGACCTCGAACTCGTAGTCGCCGGGCACGTGGACCGTGATACTGCGGCTATCGTCGCGCGAGCCGTCCTGCGGATGGACCGTGACGTTGACCGCGACGTTGTCGACCTCGCGGGTCCAGACGGTCTCGATGTCCTCGGCCGAGGCCTCCTCGCGTCGCTTGTGACCGTCGAGTTCGACGCTCGTGACCCGAACCGTCGAGAGCACTTCCTCGGTCTCGAGGATGAACTCGTCGCCGACCGCGACGGTCTCGTCTTCGGGCGTCGTCACGTTCGCCGTGAAGGACTCGCCGCCCTGAGAGACGACGACGTCGAGGGTGACCTCTCGCTCGCGCTCGGGCTGGATCTTGTGGACGTGACTGCACTCGCTACAACGAACCGTGAGGGTGCCGCCGCCTTCCGTGAGTACCTCGTGGACCGTCTCGAGGTCCGGCGAGCACGAAGGACAGGGCGTCGGAACCCGATCCGGAATTTCGCTCATAACCGCTCTAGACGCTACGCACCTAAAAAGCGATTGAAGCCGTCGTCCCCCCGACCGCCGAGCGAGATCGCATCGGACGAGGTCGAGTCGACCGCGGAAGCGGTTCGGCCCACGACTCGTCTCGAGACGATCTAGTTCCCCTGAATCGCGTCGATGACCATCGCCGCGGCGACGACGGGCTCTTTCGGGACGGAACTGGCGTCGTCGATAGTGATATCGTAGCGATCGCGCAGCGAGAGTCGTCCGCTGATCGAGCCGACGTGAGCGCCCGCCGCGTCGGTGATCTCGTACTTGTGCGGAATCCACTCGCCGAACGGGACGACGTTCCGGACCAGCGTCACGAGCGCACCGCGGGAGTTGATCTCGGCCAGTCTCTCCTCGGTAATCGCGTCGCGGATCGTCCACGTGTCCCGAAGCAGCGAGTAGTCGTTATCCAAAACGACGAGGTCTTCACCGGTCTGGGCGTCCGAGAGCACATAGTTGCCCGCGACGTCCATGATCCCTCCGGCCTTCACGGTGAACACCTCGTTGCCGTCCCCGTCGGTGAACGGGAACTCCTCCTTCAGCTTGAACATCTTCTGTTTCCCCTTGAGGACGGTGTTCCCGCCGGCGTCGAGCGCCCTGTACTTGTTCCGAACGAGTCCCTGTTCGACCGTGTATCGATCGTCGACGAGTTCGATCCCCTGAATATCGTACTCCCGAGTGTCGCGCATTGGTCCGAACTCTCCCTGTCACCGCTTGAATCCACTAGGTTCTCACGGATTGTCGAGATCAGGTATCGTTCAGACGAGACAGAAGTTCGGTCCGTGCGTTCAGTTCGAGGCCGGAACGACCCAGGCTCAGGCCCAGGCCCAGACCTGGACCCGGACTCGGACCTGGACCGCTCGAGTCGCGCCGTCGATCAGCCGTCGGTCGCGTTCGGAAGGTCGATCGGCTCGCCGTCGGCGTACACCGACGGTTCCCGCAGGATTCCGTCGAGGTGGATCGGCGCCTCCGTCTCGCCGCCGATCCCCGCGTTGTCGCCGATCGCGATGTGGACGGTGCCGCCGGCCTTCTCGTCCAGGAGGACGGAGCCGACGAGGTCGGTGACGGCGACGTTCGTCCCGATCCCTAGTTCCGCGAGGTTGTAGGCGGCATCACCCACGTCTTCGGCGGCGCCCTCGACCGTTTCCCGGATCTCGTCGTCGGAGATGTGCGTGACCAGTCCGTCCTCGACCTCGAAAGTGAGTCGCTGCCCGTCCTCGAGCAGACCGTGGGGGCGCATCGTCCCGTCGACGACGAACGTCCCGTCGGCGGTCTCGGGGCTGACGAAGACCTCGCCGGCCGGCAGGTTCGACATCTGGCCGGCCTCGTGGACGATCCCGGTATCCGAGAGCCACTCCCGGTCGCCGATGCCGAACGTGACGTCCGTCCCGGCGGACGTGGTCACGCGGACCTCGTCGGCGTCGGCCACCTGCTCGAGGACGTCCTCGCAGTGGGCGGCGATCGACTCGTAGTCGGCCGCCAGTCCCGTCGTGAAGACGTCCTCGGTGATCCCCGGGAGCGTCGCGACGCGGGCGCCGGCCTCGTTCGCCTCGGTGCGGGCGCGCGTGTGACTCAAACTCTTCGTCGTCGGCGCGAGGACGACGTCCGCGCCGGACATCGCCGCGGCGACGGGTTCGGGCGGTTCGCCGCCGTGGGTCTCGCCGGGCGGATAGCGGACGATGACCGCGTCGTCGGTGATCTCGCCGGCGACGTCGTACAGCGCCTCCCCGATCGGTTCGCGCTCGTCGTCGGTGACGATCGCACACGATTCCGTTGCCTCGAGGGCCAGACACTGCCGCACGGCCGTCTCGGCGGCACCGCGCAGTTCGGACATACGCGTATATGTGAGTAGGGGGCCGAAAGCTATTGCCCTTGGCGTCACGTCGCGCTGTAGGTCTGATTCCCGGCGGTATCAGCGGTGAACGCGGCGGCTGCCGCGGTCGTCCCGTCTCGAGTGACGCGCCCATCTGAGTATCGATTCGCCGCCTATGACGTCGCTTCCGGCGGTTCGTCCGTGTCCACCTCCGGCATCGTGTCATCCGCGTCCGAGGGCGACCCCTCGAGTTCGGCGGGCGTCCCGAAGACGTGGATCCTGTCGCCGGCCTCGAGCGGTTCCCTGTCGGCCGGCAGCGACACGATCTCGTCGCCGCGTTCGATCGCGAGCACGCGTCCCGGCACCCAGCCGGCGAACTCGTTCTCGAGCGGACCGCCTCCCTGGACGGTCGTCACCGTCACTGTCTCGTCGCTGGTCCTGATCGCGGCGACGAGCGCGTGGCCGCCACTCGGCGTCTCCGGACGCGTCGTGAGGCGATACCGCTGGCCGGGTTCGAACGCCTCGGCGTCGTCCGCGTCGACGAGCAGCGTCGTGATCGGTCCCCTGCTCGCTCGCAGCGTCCCCGTCGCGACGTACCGTCGCGAACCGGTCGCACTGGTCCAGACCTCGACCGGATCGCCGGTGCTCGCCCGCGCCGGCGGATCGGCGACGATCGCGACGGCGACCCGATCCGGCCCCAGCGCGGGGCTGATTCCGGGCCGTCGATCGCCGACCGCGACGGCCTCGACGGCACCGTCCTCGGCGAGTTCCGCGCGGACATAGCCGATGCCGAAGTCGGACTCGAGGCGCGTCTCGAGTCGGGACCGAAGGTCGGGGACCGACAGGTCGTTGGGGAACAGGAATCGCCGCCCCGCGAGGTCTCGCTTGAGACCCTTGTCGACGGAGGGGTACCCCTCGGCGTCGTCGATCGACTCGGGGAGGGTGATCGCGACGGCGAGTCCGGCCGAGCGGACGAGGTCAGTGGCCGGTCCGTCGGTCTCGAGTCTCGTCACGTCGTAGACGCCGCACGCGAGCCGGTCGCCGAGTCGATGGCCGCCGGCCGCAGCGATGAAGCCGGCGGTCAGTAGCCCGAGGAGGTAACTGGCAGACGTGTAGTGGATCAGCGGCGAGTCGACGACGACCTCGCCGTGGCGAATCGCCTCGAGGACGAGCCAGCCGGACGGGAGGGCGAGTCCGGCGAGGGCGGCCGCCCCGACCGGCAGTTTCCGAACGGTCGCTCCCCGATAGGCGAACGCGGCCGCGAGCGCGCCGACGCCCGCCAGCAGTCCGTACCCGAGGATGCCGAGCAGGGCCGTCCGCGTCCACTCGATCGACGTCGAACCGCCGAACGCGTCACCGCTCTGGAGGAGTTCAGCCGCGCCGATCGCCTCGAGCGGGATCACGATCGTCATCAGTAGCTCACCTCGATCGCTCGTCGGTCGCGGCCGTCCGAGTCCGATTTCGTCTCGAGGGCGTCCCCGTCGGTCCCGAGGAGGAACGCCTCCGTACCGACCGTGATCGCTGTCGGATCGGGGTCGAACTGCCACGGCCCCTCGCTCATCGTCGCGCCCGGACGGGCGGTCTCGTCACCGGTGTCGGCGGCGGCGTCGAGGCCCTCCCGACGGACCGCGAACGCCTCGAGGTCGACCGCGTCGCTGTCGATCGCCTCGAGTATCGGTTCGGTCAGCGTCACATTGCGGATCGCCGTCCCGTCGCGTTCGAGCAGCGAGACGGCGTCGAATTCGCGGGTGGTCTCGCCCGGTTCGACGACGATCCGCGCCCGATCGGCCTCGAGAAGCGTCTCCGCGTCCGTCGTCGGCACGGCGACCGTGACCCGGCCCTCACCGCCGCGGACCGCGGCCGCCGGCCGAGCCGTTCCGCCGGTATCGCTATCGTCGGCTGCAGGAGTCTCGGTCGCGTCCGGCGCGACGCGTCCACCGTCCGCGACGATATCGTCGCGGACGGTCGCGCTGAGGACGGTCCCGGCGACGGTCGTCGCCTCGGTCACCGCGCGCACGTCGTCGCCCGGCGCGAGCCCCGTCGGGAGGAGCGCCCGGACCGACACGGCGCGCCAGCCGCTCGGAACCTGCTTCGCGATGCCGTTCGTCGGCGGCGCCGCAGTGATCGTCGCCCGCCCCCGCCCGTCGACGGCGACCGACACCGACTCGAGACCGTCGGTCGTCGCCAGTCGGTCCTCGAGGCGCCGTTC from Haloterrigena sp. KLK7 includes these protein-coding regions:
- a CDS encoding protein-L-isoaspartate(D-aspartate) O-methyltransferase; the encoded protein is MFRNFRSGSGADSDSGADDYEAARERMVRTIASRVDDDRVLEAMESVPRHAFVPPDRRSSAYDDRPLPIGDGQTISAPHMVAVMADTLDLAPGDEVLEIGTGCGYHAAVTAEIVGDESVATVEYSADLAERARERLADVGYDGVDVRTGDGREGWPEHAPYDAAYFTCATAAFPDPVIEQVRTGGTLLAPIGSGFQTLVEATKREDGSLERTEHGGVRFVEIRGE
- a CDS encoding HVO_0476 family zinc finger protein — protein: MSEIPDRVPTPCPSCSPDLETVHEVLTEGGGTLTVRCSECSHVHKIQPEREREVTLDVVVSQGGESFTANVTTPEDETVAVGDEFILETEEVLSTVRVTSVELDGHKRREEASAEDIETVWTREVDNVAVNVTVHPQDGSRDDSRSITVHVPGDYEFEVGEVEQFGDDEFEIDAFVVRSDAATYDRDRYEMEGDSILAKDAKRVYAYDQQTSAWSAW
- a CDS encoding aminopeptidase; its protein translation is MSELRGAAETAVRQCLALEATESCAIVTDDEREPIGEALYDVAGEITDDAVIVRYPPGETHGGEPPEPVAAAMSGADVVLAPTTKSLSHTRARTEANEAGARVATLPGITEDVFTTGLAADYESIAAHCEDVLEQVADADEVRVTTSAGTDVTFGIGDREWLSDTGIVHEAGQMSNLPAGEVFVSPETADGTFVVDGTMRPHGLLEDGQRLTFEVEDGLVTHISDDEIRETVEGAAEDVGDAAYNLAELGIGTNVAVTDLVGSVLLDEKAGGTVHIAIGDNAGIGGETEAPIHLDGILREPSVYADGEPIDLPNATDG
- a CDS encoding TrkA C-terminal domain-containing protein, which gives rise to MTIVIPLEAIGAAELLQSGDAFGGSTSIEWTRTALLGILGYGLLAGVGALAAAFAYRGATVRKLPVGAAALAGLALPSGWLVLEAIRHGEVVVDSPLIHYTSASYLLGLLTAGFIAAAGGHRLGDRLACGVYDVTRLETDGPATDLVRSAGLAVAITLPESIDDAEGYPSVDKGLKRDLAGRRFLFPNDLSVPDLRSRLETRLESDFGIGYVRAELAEDGAVEAVAVGDRRPGISPALGPDRVAVAIVADPPARASTGDPVEVWTSATGSRRYVATGTLRASRGPITTLLVDADDAEAFEPGQRYRLTTRPETPSGGHALVAAIRTSDETVTVTTVQGGGPLENEFAGWVPGRVLAIERGDEIVSLPADREPLEAGDRIHVFGTPAELEGSPSDADDTMPEVDTDEPPEATS